Genomic DNA from Leptospira broomii serovar Hurstbridge str. 5399:
TCTTAACTTTCGGGATATTTTCGGAGCGCGATAATTGCGTGCAATAAATATGGAAGATACAAAATTGAACGACTATAAAATAGAAAAGTGCAGTTCGGAGGATATATTGCAAATCGCGTTGAGTTGATTTCAATTTCATTCTAACGAACTCTTTCATAGAACTGATTCCTTTATATTTCGAAATCAAGAAAGAATTTTATTAGTTTATTTATCGATCTATTTATTCCAGATCGAATTTGCAATAGGCGCAAAACTACTCGTTTAAGGGATATGTGCAATTTCTCATCGACACTCGTCGAAATCCCCGCTTTACCGGCTGATTCAGGACCGAAAGCCGGAGACGAATTAAATTATTTAAGTTTTCTGACTTTGAATTTGATCAATCGATTCAATCCTCCTCGGTTAAACGACTTCAATTTATGTAAAATTCCTTCTTCGTTAACTAAGTTCGAATATTATTTTCCGCTATCGTCCGGATAGCGTATTTTATTAACAAATGTTAACGACCTTACTTAATTCTAAAAATGTCTTATATTATAAAAGGACCATTTCGACCTTTCGACTTTGATTTAACGGAAAAAAGGAGCTTCGATGCAAGAATGCGAAGAACAAACTTCGAGCGGTAAGGATGGTAAGGATTGCGATCCTCCATATGTGGAGACGCCGCACCCTTCTACCGGAGAAGCGGATTCTTTCGATAAAACTCTTATTGAAAACGAGCTTAGATTCCATACGGCAATGTACCACTCCCCTCACGGCTTCGCAATCGTTTCCCCCAACGGAAGATGGATCAGCGTAAATCCCGCGTTATGCAAAATAGTCGGATATTCGGAAGAGGAACTGCAAGAAACCGATTTTCAATCAATCACTCATCCTCAAGATTTGGAAGAGGATTATAATCTCGTTCAAGAATTATTGAGCGGCAAATTAGACTCTTATCGTCGCGAGAAAAGATACCGGCATAAGGACGGCCACTATCTCTGGATTCAACTAGATGTGTCACTAGTCCGCAAAAACGGAGTGCCGAACTATTTCGTAGCTCAAATACAAGAAATTTCGGAACGTAAACAAGCCGAAAAAGCTCTCCGAGAAAGCGAAGAGAGATTTCGCCAATTAGCGGAAACAATCGACGAGATTTTCTGGATGAGGGACGCCGAAACGAATCGTCTCTTATACGTGAGCCCGGCGTATGAAAGAATTTGGGGACGCTCGGTCGAAAGTCTTTTTCAAAATCCCGATTCTTGGCTGGACTCCATCCACTCGGACGATTTACATCTAGTTTTTCCGAATATTAGAAAACAAAACGAACAAGGCGGTATGAACGAAAAATTCAGAATCGTACGCGCGGACGGTTCCGAACGTTGGATACGCGCTCATTCGTTTAAAGTAATCGGCTCCGATGGAAAAGTGGATCGAATCGTAGGCGTCGCCCGGGATGTGACGAAACAGCACGAACTTGAAAAGCAGTTGGCTCATTCGCAAAGAATGGAGTCGATAGGTTCTCTCGCGGGAGGAGTCGCCCATGACTTCAACAATATACTTACGGTTATTATGGGATTTTCTTCCATATTGGAGCAGAATAAATATGATCCGCAAAAAATTATGCAATCCGTTGAGGTAATTCGAAATACAGCCGAACGAGGAGCTTCGTTAGTTAAGCAGCTACTGACATTAGCGAGAAAATCGGAATCGTTCTTTCAACTTATTTCGTTAAACGAAGTAGTTCGGGAGGCGTTAAATATCGCCAAGTCCACTTTTCCGAAATCCATCTTAATCGAAGCCGATTTTCAATCGGATCCGATACGAATCAATGCGGACTATACGCAAATTCATCAAATTTTCATTAACTTAATTCTCAATGCCAAGGATGCCATGCAAAAGGGAGGGAAACTCACGATAGGTATGAAAGAAGTTGATCGAGCTTCTTTTTCATCCGAAGACCCGATAGTATCGCAAAAGAGATTCGCTTTGTTGGAAATCAGCGACACCGGAATCGGAATGAATGAGGAAACGAAACGGAGAATTTTCGATCCTTTTTTCACGACTAAAGCTTTAGGAAAAGGAACTGGACTCGGTCTATCCTTAGTAGAAGGAATAGTTGAAAATCATAAAGGGTTTATAACCGTTGAAAGCGTGCTAGGCCAGGGAACGAAGTTCAGCATATACCTACCAGTCGAAACTCAAAAACCGAAATCTCTTCGTACACTTGACAAAGTCGAAAACGCTCGACACGGAAACGGGGAGTGGATTCTTCTCATAGAGGACGAGGAAATGATACTGGAACCTCTGACAAACTACCTTTCACACTTCGGATACAATCTGCTTTCCGCAAAGGATGGAGAAGAAGCATTGTCGGTCTTTTCAGCAAACAGAGATAAGATACAAGTCGTTTTATGCGATTTAAATCTTCCTAAAGTAAACGGAATCGAGGTTTTGAGAAAACTTAGATCGATGGACTCTTCCAAAACCTTAATCCTAGCAAGCGGATATATTGATCCTCAATTAAGGCCTGAAATCGAAAATATCGGGCTAAAATATACGATTCAAAAACCGTATAAGTTCGAAGAAATTTTGAGAATATTGAGAGAGATTTGACTTCCGACATCCCATCTAAATTACATTTATATTTAAATAGAATATTATAATTTATGCTCCTTCCAAACTCGGTTTCTAATCCTGCTTAAGGAAACGGGAGTGATTCCCAAATAAGACGCTATATAATGCTGGGGAACTCGAGTCAGAATATCAGGTTGTTGTTTAACCAAATTCAAATATCGTTGTTCGGGACTGTCCCTAATTCTCGATAAGAAAAGCACCATATATGCATCGAAGCGTTCCATGGCGAATTCACGTAAATATTCGACAATCCCTTCATTCTCTCTATAAATCTGGGCGGCATCTTGTTCGGTTATGAAGTATAATTCGGTAGGTTCCAAGCTCTCCAGGATAAACTCGCTAGTTTATATCCTTACCTCTATAGCTATAAATGGAGGTAAGAAGGTCTATTTTCAAAGAAAAACCCGATGGTAATGTCCTTTCCTTGGCCGTCAAACCACAAGCGAAGACAACCTTTCTTAACGATATATATCGTTTTTGTAAATTCTCCCTTCCGGATCAAAACGGTTTTAGCGGGAATCTTCATCTCCCGAAACTTGGGCTCGTATTTCGACCAATTCTTTTCTAATTCCGGGATTTTTCTCTTAATCTCCTCGATTAAATGTAGATTGATCATACGAAACCTTCCGAGTTTTCGACGTTACTATACACCGATCCGTCAAAAATCAAGATTTGTTCGCTTTATTCCAGGAAGGAGCCGCCTTTACGTTTCTATCCATTCGAAAAAGTGGTCGATCTTGTCCGGAACGTTAAGGACTTCGATGAAATACAGTTTCAATTATGAATCTTAAATTGATCCGCGATCTTTTTCAACGTTTCGGCATTCGAAGAGAGGCTCATAGACGTCGCTGAAACTTCCTCCGAACTGGAAGCGGTGCCTAAGGCCTCTTCGTTCCAGCGAAATATGACTTCCGTAATTTCGCGTACCGCCCTTTTTTGCTCTTGGATCGAAAGTTTTACGGCCTCGGCCTCTGCCCCGATCTTATCGGATTGTTTATCCACCTCCACATTCAGCGATTCTTGCGCGGAAGTGATATCATAAAGGTGCTGCATATCGTCCGCCATCGCGTCTATGTTAGCAATTATATTATGAATCGTTTCCACCGATGACCTCACCCCGTTTACGCCGTTCGTTAATTCGGATTTATTCTTTCCCAGCATTACCGAGATGGACTTTATCGAAGAGGCCGTTTTTTCGGAAAGCTTCGAAATTTCGTCCGCAACTACTGCAAACCCTTTCCCTGCCCCACCGGCCCTAGCTGCTTCGATGGCTGCGTTTAAGGAGAGTAGCTGCGTTTGATCGGAGATTTCGTTGATTATATGTATGATTTCCGACATCTGCTCGGATGATTTAAGAATATTATTTAAAGTGGAATCCATCAATACCAAAGACTCTTCTCCTTTTTTGGCTTCCGATGAAATCGTATTGGCTTTTTCCAAAGAGTTTTGAATTTCCGTACCGATTTTCCTCACGCCCTTGGATAAGTCCTTTATTTTGGAATGAAAATCATGGATGTTCTCGAATTGGTTTTTCACTTTGTCCGCGATATTTTCCATACCTGCGCTCATCTCTTCGGTCGTCGCGGACATTTGTTCGGAGGAGGCCGCGGTGGACTGCGCTACAGTTGCAAACGATTGGGAAGAAGCACTCAATTGATTAGCCGATGTCGCCAAATCTATCGCAATATGCTGAACATTCTTCAATGAACCTGCGATCGTTTTTATGAACGAATTCATATCCCGGCTCATGATTCCGATCTCGTCCTTATAATGTGCATCAATTTGTTCGGTCAGATCTCCGTCCGACATTCTTTTAAGCACTCGACTTACGGAGCTCAAAGGGCTTAATCTCTTATTCAGCAAACGATAAAGAAATATCCCCGAGGCGGAGGCAATCATTATCGAAACTAAAAAGATTCCCAGGATAAGTTCGTTTAACGAATCCGATATTTCTCCGAACGGTTGAACTGCCACCACATTCAATTTCCAGTGATCCAGGCGTTTAAGTGTGGCGAAACGATCCTGGCCACCGAAGTAAAATTGCATTATTTCGCCGTCTTTTAATGACATCAACTTTTCTCCGAAACTCTCCTTTGAAATATCCACTTTCAAAATTAAGTCCTTAACTTTATGTGCGATGATCCGGCCTTCCTGCTCCACGATGGAAACGTATCCTTCCCTTCCCAATTGAGCGTTTGCAATAAGCTGTTCAGAAATACTTCCTAATGAAAGTGCAATGCAAAGTACGCCGATAAAAACTCCGTTCCGACGGATTGGAGTCGATAACACTACGACTGAATTTCCGCTAATAGGGGATTTTTTAGCACGGCTTATCGAAATTTTTTGATTTTGCAACGAATTGAAAAAATTCCGAAGGTCTTCCCTCTGCTCCGGTGTTTTACCGTATCCCAAAGTTTTTCCGTCCAAAGAGTCCGCGACTACAAATGAATCGGGGCCAGAACCGTATATAAAGATGTTCTCATATACTTTATAACGATCGAAAATTTCCTTAAAGTATGAACTCGCGAGCGGCCTTCCGCTTTGAATCGACTGAATAGTACGTTCGTCCGCTGCCAGCGTTTGGGCCATATTTGCGTGTGATATTAGAAAATTATCGAAGTCCATTGCGACTATTTTCGCTACTGTTCTCATCTGATCCTGATAATGTTCCGTAATTTTCTTACTGCCTAAGAAATAGGCGGTTCCTGCGATCAAAGAAGTCAGAATCGCTATTATGCCGACACTCCAACCTATTAAAATGAATTTGAGACCTGCCTTTTTCATAATCGACTCCCGGATCGGATATTCGAGTTAGGATAAAAGAGACCTAGTCCGAAGTATCACTCTTATACGTGAGACTTCTTTTGCCTTCGAATTCGTTATTAACGAATGTAAATAAATTTCGAAGGCTCAAAATGCGGAATGTAAAGGAGAGTTCTTAAAATATCAAAAACTTAACTCTTCATGAAGAGGTAAAAAAGTTGACGAAGAGAACTGTAATATATATATGTAGCCAAACGGCTACATATATGAGACGAGACGTATTTCAAGCAATTGCCGATCCTACAAGGCGAGAGATCATTCGCTTGCTTTCCGTAAAACCCCTAACTTTGAACGGAGTGACTGCTAATTTCGAAATAAGTAGGCCTTCCATATCGAAGCATATTAAAATACTCCAGGAATGCGGACTAATAACGATCAAGCAAAGCGGTCGCGAACGGTATTGTGAAGCTAATTTGAAAAAACTGAAAGAAGTCTTCGACTGGGTGGAGTTCTACCGCAGATTTTGGGACAAAAAACTACTTTCTTTAAAAGATTATTTGGAGAGCGAAGAATGAATAAGGAATCCGTAATTAAAGAAATAACGGTGAAGGCATCGACTCCTCGAGTATGGAAAGCGATAACTAATAAAGACGAAATGAAAAAATGGTATTTCGATTTACCTACTTTCAAGCCCGAAGTCGGCTTCGAATTTCAGTTCGCTGCCGGTTTGGATGAAAAGAAATATGTCCATTTATGCAAAATCACGGAAGTCGTCGAAGGTCTGAAAATTGCATATAGTTGGCGCTATGAAGGATACGCGGGAGAATCCTATGTAACCTTTGAGCTATTTCCCGAAGGTGACTCGACGCGAATTCGTTTGACGCATTCCGGTTTAGAAACATTTCCGAGCCAGAATCCGGATTTAAAACGGGATAATTTCGTAGCCGGATGGACTCAGATAATCGAAAAACAGTTAAAAGAATTCTTAGATTTATCGATCGGGAAAAGTTAGTATAAAAAGTCCGTCCGAGCATAGTCGCAAAAAACCGAAATCCCTGCATTTAAAATGAAATCGTTCTATTTCTTTACACTGATTATCCCTATTTACTTCGCGATCGATGCGGCCCCGAAAAAGGAACCTCCATTGGGTCTCTGTCAAAAAGAAATAGGGACTTTTTGTCAAGATCGAAACATCCTGAATCAACTCATGGAATGTTTAAAAAAGGACGAATCCAGATTATCTTCCTCCTGCAAGCATCAATTAGGATCGCTTATCGAAGAATTCAAAACTAAAATGGAATCATGCAAAGATGATCGAGCCAAATTCTGTCGATGGGTGGTTCCCGGAGGAGGTCGAATTATAAAATGCTTAAAAGATCGTGAAACCGAAATTTCCACCTTCTGCAAGGAGACTTTAAAAGAGTTGTATAAACCGCTCAACTGAAGAATAAACCGATTCTAAATCTACGATCGTACGTGTCTCATATCCGGAGTTTTTAAAAAGATGAATTCTTTCGGAAGTTATCATTTATCAGCATTTGTTTTCGAATAAATAACTTTTCTCTTTCAAACTTTATCCGAGAATCGTTTAAAATGAAGAAACTCCGGTCGAAATCAGAGGAATTCGTCGTATTCAGAACCGTAGGATTGGCAAAAATTTATGATATGGGAGAAATCAAAGTTCAAGCTCTTACGGACATCAATTTAAAATTCCTAAAATCGGAGTTTGTAGTCATGTTGGGACCAAGCGGAAGCGGCAAATCGACTCTATTGAATATCCTGGGTGGATTGGATACCCCCACGTCAGGGGAAGCTTATTTTAATAATCAACCTTTGCAGACAGATAGGGACGAGGATCTTACGGAATTCCGAAGAAAATACATAGGATTTGTATTCCAATTTTATAATCTTATTCCGAGCTTAACTGCGGAGGAGAATGTGCAGTTGGTTACCGATATCTCTTCAAATCCGATGAGACCGATGGAGGCGTTGGACTTAGTCGGTCTTGCGGATCGAAAGGACCATTTTCCTGCTCAGCTTTCCGGAGGAGAGCAACAGAGAGTCGCAATCGCTCGGGCGATCGTAAAGAAGCCCGAAATTCTGCTATGCGACGAGCCCACAGGAGCCCTGGATTTTACTACCGGAAAAATCGTCCTGGATGCCATATCTAAAATCAACAGAGAATTAGGGACAACTACGATTATTATTACTCACAATGTCGGAATCGCAGCGATAGCGGATCGCGTAGTTGAAATGAGGGATGGAAGAATCATTTCGGACAAATTAAATAAGAATAAACTTTCCACGGCTAGCCTGCATTGGTGAAAACGTTAGATAAGAAAGTATTTAGGGAATTTTTAGCTTTAAAATCCCAAGCAATCACGATCACACTTGTTGTCGCCTCCGGTATCGCCGTATTTCTCACCTCTTTAAGCGCTTACAACTCTCTACTAAACGCTCGCGATCGCTTTTACGCAGACTATTCTCTTGCACAAGGATTCGTATCGCTTAACAAAGCCCCGAATTCAATTCTTTCGGAAATTTCGAAAATACCGGGCGTTGCAGCTTCGGAAGGTAGAATTGTAAAAGACGTCGTCCTGGACTTTGAAACCGAGTCAGTCCCGAGCGGAGGAAGAGTTATCAGCTTAACAGAAGGACTCAGTACGTTAGCGCTTACACATGGCGCTCTCCCAAAGAATAAGGACGAAGTAGTTATCAGCGATGCATTCGCCGCGACTAATCTGTTAAAAGTTAATTCTAAAATAGTGGCGATATTAGAAGGGCAGAGAAAAATCCTGATCGTTGCCGGAATCGCCCTCTCCCCCGAATTCGTCTACGTATTTCGCCCTTCTAATTTCCTCCCTGACGATAAGCACTATGGAATCCTGTGGATGCAAAGGGAAAATGCGGAAGATATTTTTAATATGCAGGGGGCAATCAATGATATAGTCTTTAATTTCACTCCGGATGCGGATAAGAATTTCGTATTAAAGGAAGTGGACCGACTATTAGAACCTTATGGAGGATTAGGCTCTTACGACAGGGACAAACTTCCATCTCACTCGTTTTTGCGGGATAAGTTTAAACAATTAAAAACCACTGCGTTCTCCCTGCCGTTGATTTTCCTGGGAGTCGCCGCTTTCCTACTTCATATAGTTTCCACTAGAATTATTTCCAAACAAAGAGAACAGATTGCCACCCTAAAGGCGATCGGGTACGGCAATACTGCGATCGGACTGCATTACTTAAAAATAATATCCTTAATCAGCTTATTGGGTTCAGTTTTGGGAATCGCCTTCGGTATTTACTTAGGAACCAAAATGGTAGCTCTCTACGGCGAGTATTTTAAATTTCCGAAATTACAATTTGTGTTGGATCCAAGTTTGATTTTCCAGGGAATTCTAATCGGTTTTGCTGCGGGGGGCGTTGGATCGTTGCTTTCCGTAAGAAATGCAATCATGCTCCAACCCGCACAAGCGATGAGACCGCCGATTCCGGAATCGTATTCCCGAAATTTTCTGGAAGGGTATATAAAAAATTTCTCCGCAATATATCGAATCATGTTAAGAAATTTAACGAGGAGACCCGGTAGGACGTTCCTATCGATTTTAGGAGTTTCCTGCTCCGTAATGATCATGATCCTAGGTTTGTTCACTCGCGATACGATGGATTACATTCTAAAAGTTCAGTTCGAGTACTTACAAAGGGATTCGGTCACTCTTAATTTTTTGAACGCAGTTTCATCGCATTCGATAATTGAAGTAGCGGATAAAGATGGAGTCTTATCGGCGGAAGGCTTTAGAACGGTTCCGATCCGAATCATATTCGGAAATTTGAATAAAGAACTTCTGCTTATGGGCCTTCCTGAGAATTCCGAATTAAGAAAATTGATGAACGAAACGGGAGACTTTGTATCTCCACCGGGAGACGGAGTTCTACTTAATGCGAAAGTTGCTAAGAAGCTTGGAATCAAAAAAGGGGATCGCTTACAGCTGGAAATTTTAGAAGGTAAGCGCGAAACTGCAGAGGTGGAAGTAACCGGAATGATAGACGAGATACTGGGTCAAGGCGCGTATATGGAAAAATCGTCGGTAAATAGATTGCTCCGAGAAGGAGATCTCATAAACTTAATGGCGCTTCGCACCGATTCCCTCAAGGAGGAACAGTTATTAAACGAACTAAAAAATTATCCTAAAATTTCCGGCGTCTCAACTCGGGAAAGAACGCTGAAAATATTTTATGATACCATATCCAAAAGCGTTATCGCGGCTGCCGTCATAATAATTATTTTCGCTTGCATCATTTCTGTCGGAGTGGTTTATAATACCGCCTTAATCGTGCTATCGGAACGAGTCTTCGAATTAGGCAGCCTACGAATCCTGGGGTTTACTAAAGAGGAAGTCTTCATGATCCTATCGGGAGAACTCGCTATAGAAATTCTCCTCTCTATACCCTTGGGTTGCTTATTCGGATACGGTTTCGGTTATGCGTTGCTAAGCACGATTCAAACCGAAGGATTTAAAATCCCTCTGTATATCTCCGAGAAAACGTATTTCATCGCAATCATGACGGTTCTCGCCACGTCTGCGATCAGCTTTTGGATACTTTATTTAAAAGTGAAATCGATGGACTTAATTTCCGTTTTAAAAATAAGAGAATAATTCATGAATTTAAAAGAAACAGCTTTATCCATCTATCATAATAAAAAAACCAGAATTGCCCTCGCAGTCGTTTTACTGATCCTCATTGCATGGTCTTTTTTGAGACCGAAACCTGTGGTCTCGGAAAAAGCAGCCGTCCGCCGAGGAAACTACGAGCAAATCGTGGAGGAAGAAGGAACGACTCGAGTCAAGGAAAAGTTCACTTTGTATTCTCCTGTAACGGGAATTCTCCTCAGAGTCGATAAACATATCGGAGACAGGGTCGCAAAGGGCGACACCGTCGCCGTCGTCAAATGGGATTACGACAGAAAGGTCTTAGCGCCGATTTCGGGAACGATTCTGGCGATCCAAAGGGAAAGCGAAGGCCCCATATCGATGGGCGCTCCTATTTTAGATATTGGTAATACAAAGAATTTGGAAATTTCTTGTGAACTTTTAACCCAAGACAGTGTGCATGTGCATCCCGGTGATCCAGTCCAAATAAACGGATGGGGAGGAGATTCGATTCCGGGAAAAGTAAGGCTGATCGAGCCTTCAGCATTCACTAAGATTTCCTCGTTAGGCGTCGAAGAACAAAGGGTTCGAGTAATCATAGATTTCGCATCGCCTCCGGAAATGGGCGATTCGTTTAAAATTAAAGCTAAAATCATTTCCTTCCGAAAGGAAAACGTCCTGATTCTTCCGAGCGCAGCTCTCTTTAGAGACGGCGAGGATTGGGCTGTCTTTCAAGTCCTTAAAAGGAAGGCGAAAAAAGTGCATGTCCAAATCGGGGCTCGGAGTGGAAAATCCTCACTGTTACTAAGCGGTTTAAAGGACGGTGACGAAGTTATTCTATATCCGAATGAAGAGATTCGAGAAGGCGTGATTGTGGAATAATCGCGACATCTCTCAAGTCGCTTTACTAAAAATCAGACCGTCGGGAATCCTGGATCGACTTTGTAAAAGTTACAAAGAGATTGTTGAAGATGTTTGTCTTCTTGATTTGAGTCATTGTTAAGCGTCGAAATTCAAAGTCCCGCAAAAAACGATAATCCATCCATATCGATCTTAGGAATAATAATATCCTCCGAAACGACTAATTGGCAGGAAATGTCTCCAGTTAACGCTAAGACGCGGCATTATTGAGCAATCTCGCCCCTCTTCAATCTATATGGTTTTTAATTTTTCAATATAGGGATTTTTTCATTGACTAAGTATATACTCAGTGAGTAAATACTTATCGAAATGATTCCTCTAACTCGACACGAACAAAAGGAAAAAACTAGGCAGAACCTGATCGAAACTTCCCGGAACCTATTTGCCAAGGAAGGAATCTCGGCGACGACTACCGCAAATATCGCAAAGACGCTGCAGATTTCTCACGGCACTGTTTTCCTTCACTTTCCCGTTCGTGAAGATTTAATCTTAGCGGTAATCGACGATTTTGGACATTCGCTTTCGGACGAACTCAGAGTCAACTTAGAGCAAGAATCCGGAATCAAAGGGATATTAACGGCGCATATCAAAGTGCTAAGCGAATTCGAAGACTTTTATTACCGCTTACTTACGGAAATGCATTCTTTACCGGAAACCGTAAAGGGAACGATTTTTATGTTAAACGCCGCCGTTTCGAAGAAATTGTATGCGGCTGCCGAACCTCTAATGAGTCGCGGAGAAATCAAAAAAATGGAACGGCAACTCTTGTTCAATACCTGGATGGCACTACTTCACTATTATATCGTAAATAGGGAACATCTAGGTAAGACGTCTCCTATTCTAAAGGAGAAGGGAAACTACCTACTCAAGCATTTTCTAAATTTAATTTATGTGTAGTAGACTCGTTCAAACGAGTAAGGAGAAAAACAATGAGTGAGAAATGCAAATCATGCGCCTCCTGCGGGATGCCGCTTGAAAATAAGGAAGACTTTGCATTAGGGGATCCGTCGCAGATCTATTGTAGATACTGTACTGACCCGACGGGAAAACTTCTTCCTTTCCAGACAATTCTTGCAATGAATGCAAAGCAATTCGAGGAATCGCAGGGAATCACCGAGGAAGCGTCAATACGAATGGCTAGAGACATTCTTAGGAATCAACCGGCCTGGAAAGGACTAGGCGTTTAGAATACGAAGGAGCACTATTATGCAGGAAAAACAAATTTTGGAATCAACTCGAGAAACGAATATTGAAACGGAATATCTCATGTCGATGCAGGTTCCCGGGGCAGGAGCTCCACACCTAATCGATTCGAGTTTACGAATTCATAGAGCAGGCTTGGACGGGCGGGTGCACGGTCCGAAAATTTCAGGTACAATCGTTCAACCGACGGCCGACTGGCTGCGCATCTGTCCGGATGGAACAATGCGTGTTGATGCCCGCATAACCATAGTCACGAACGACGACGCTGTTATATATGCGTCTTATAACGGGATCATCCGAATGTCTCGCGGGAATTTTGAACGAATGTCAGGTGGAGAAACGTTAACCGCTAAGGATATGTATTTCGTCATCGCACCGACGTTCCAAACCGGCAATGAAAAATATCTCTGGTTGAATCAATTACAAGCCGTCGGAAAAGTTTCGGCCATCAAAGGAGGGGAAGCCGGATACGTTGTATACGATCTATATGCGATACGATGAATTGAAAGCTACGGCACGACTTCGGAATTTCCATTAAAGAATGAGATTCTTCGAAGCCGAAAGCCGTGTCTTCCCGTTAACAAGCAAATCGATTAGATAAGTCTACTCGACATAGAATCGAACAAACGGAGCAACTATCTTTGAAAAGAATCAAAATCGCTTAAATGCGATCGATTCAAAAAGCTTAGGTTTGTTCGAGGCTAAGCGCACCGGAAGGACATTTTCGAATTTGTGCAACAACATCCGCGGACGAAGTTCCCTCCAGCGTAACCCAGGGAGATTTCCTTGGATCGAAGACTTCCGGCAACCCGCGAAAACAAATTCCGGAATGAATGCAAATCCCCGGCTTCCAAACTACGGTAATTTCTCCGTTATTGTATTTTTTAGTAATGTCTTTCATCGAGATTATCCTTCAAAAAAGTTTTGTATCGATCTTAATTGGGGAAGTTAATACCTTATGTATAGGGCAGGCGTTTGCCGCGTGTAATAATCTTTCCCGCTCTTTTTCGTTCAAATTTCCC
This window encodes:
- a CDS encoding hybrid sensor histidine kinase/response regulator, with the translated sequence MQECEEQTSSGKDGKDCDPPYVETPHPSTGEADSFDKTLIENELRFHTAMYHSPHGFAIVSPNGRWISVNPALCKIVGYSEEELQETDFQSITHPQDLEEDYNLVQELLSGKLDSYRREKRYRHKDGHYLWIQLDVSLVRKNGVPNYFVAQIQEISERKQAEKALRESEERFRQLAETIDEIFWMRDAETNRLLYVSPAYERIWGRSVESLFQNPDSWLDSIHSDDLHLVFPNIRKQNEQGGMNEKFRIVRADGSERWIRAHSFKVIGSDGKVDRIVGVARDVTKQHELEKQLAHSQRMESIGSLAGGVAHDFNNILTVIMGFSSILEQNKYDPQKIMQSVEVIRNTAERGASLVKQLLTLARKSESFFQLISLNEVVREALNIAKSTFPKSILIEADFQSDPIRINADYTQIHQIFINLILNAKDAMQKGGKLTIGMKEVDRASFSSEDPIVSQKRFALLEISDTGIGMNEETKRRIFDPFFTTKALGKGTGLGLSLVEGIVENHKGFITVESVLGQGTKFSIYLPVETQKPKSLRTLDKVENARHGNGEWILLIEDEEMILEPLTNYLSHFGYNLLSAKDGEEALSVFSANRDKIQVVLCDLNLPKVNGIEVLRKLRSMDSSKTLILASGYIDPQLRPEIENIGLKYTIQKPYKFEEILRILREI
- a CDS encoding Crp/Fnr family transcriptional regulator: MEPTELYFITEQDAAQIYRENEGIVEYLREFAMERFDAYMVLFLSRIRDSPEQRYLNLVKQQPDILTRVPQHYIASYLGITPVSLSRIRNRVWKEHKL
- a CDS encoding cyclic nucleotide-binding domain-containing protein — translated: MINLHLIEEIKRKIPELEKNWSKYEPKFREMKIPAKTVLIRKGEFTKTIYIVKKGCLRLWFDGQGKDITIGFFFENRPSYLHL
- a CDS encoding methyl-accepting chemotaxis protein; this encodes MKKAGLKFILIGWSVGIIAILTSLIAGTAYFLGSKKITEHYQDQMRTVAKIVAMDFDNFLISHANMAQTLAADERTIQSIQSGRPLASSYFKEIFDRYKVYENIFIYGSGPDSFVVADSLDGKTLGYGKTPEQREDLRNFFNSLQNQKISISRAKKSPISGNSVVVLSTPIRRNGVFIGVLCIALSLGSISEQLIANAQLGREGYVSIVEQEGRIIAHKVKDLILKVDISKESFGEKLMSLKDGEIMQFYFGGQDRFATLKRLDHWKLNVVAVQPFGEISDSLNELILGIFLVSIMIASASGIFLYRLLNKRLSPLSSVSRVLKRMSDGDLTEQIDAHYKDEIGIMSRDMNSFIKTIAGSLKNVQHIAIDLATSANQLSASSQSFATVAQSTAASSEQMSATTEEMSAGMENIADKVKNQFENIHDFHSKIKDLSKGVRKIGTEIQNSLEKANTISSEAKKGEESLVLMDSTLNNILKSSEQMSEIIHIINEISDQTQLLSLNAAIEAARAGGAGKGFAVVADEISKLSEKTASSIKSISVMLGKNKSELTNGVNGVRSSVETIHNIIANIDAMADDMQHLYDITSAQESLNVEVDKQSDKIGAEAEAVKLSIQEQKRAVREITEVIFRWNEEALGTASSSEEVSATSMSLSSNAETLKKIADQFKIHN
- a CDS encoding ArsR/SmtB family transcription factor, translating into MRRDVFQAIADPTRREIIRLLSVKPLTLNGVTANFEISRPSISKHIKILQECGLITIKQSGRERYCEANLKKLKEVFDWVEFYRRFWDKKLLSLKDYLESEE
- a CDS encoding SRPBCC family protein, translating into MNKESVIKEITVKASTPRVWKAITNKDEMKKWYFDLPTFKPEVGFEFQFAAGLDEKKYVHLCKITEVVEGLKIAYSWRYEGYAGESYVTFELFPEGDSTRIRLTHSGLETFPSQNPDLKRDNFVAGWTQIIEKQLKEFLDLSIGKS
- a CDS encoding cysteine rich repeat-containing protein — protein: MKSFYFFTLIIPIYFAIDAAPKKEPPLGLCQKEIGTFCQDRNILNQLMECLKKDESRLSSSCKHQLGSLIEEFKTKMESCKDDRAKFCRWVVPGGGRIIKCLKDRETEISTFCKETLKELYKPLN
- a CDS encoding ABC transporter ATP-binding protein; the protein is MKKLRSKSEEFVVFRTVGLAKIYDMGEIKVQALTDINLKFLKSEFVVMLGPSGSGKSTLLNILGGLDTPTSGEAYFNNQPLQTDRDEDLTEFRRKYIGFVFQFYNLIPSLTAEENVQLVTDISSNPMRPMEALDLVGLADRKDHFPAQLSGGEQQRVAIARAIVKKPEILLCDEPTGALDFTTGKIVLDAISKINRELGTTTIIITHNVGIAAIADRVVEMRDGRIISDKLNKNKLSTASLHW